One genomic window of Trichlorobacter lovleyi includes the following:
- the alr gene encoding alanine racemase, with protein MFDSRPTFAEIDLGALRENYSVVRASVPSRSAVLAVVKADAYGHGFLEVSKELERQGVDAFGVAFLAEAIQLRKAGIDKPVLLLGGVYPGQERKCVGFGISSAVFSLEQLKALDLAAGKLYRKALVHLKVDTGMGRLGIPYDQVPALLDALKLLPNIYLEGVISHFASADELDESGQYFTRLQGERFGWAVEQIRKAGFSPRYIHIANSAGALLNDYPFCNLVRPGIALYGALPSPDFQGRLSLRPVMRLKSKIAMLKWVEPATTISYGRRFTAEQRTLIASVPVGYADGYPRALTNRGQVLVRGERAQVSGTVCMDWLMLDVTHIPGVAVGDDVTLIGEDRKGNTVFAEEVAHWAGTIPYELLCGISKRVPRVYLGAGK; from the coding sequence ATGTTTGACAGTCGTCCAACCTTTGCAGAGATAGATCTTGGTGCCCTGAGGGAGAACTACTCGGTTGTCCGGGCCTCGGTGCCGTCACGGTCAGCCGTGCTGGCAGTGGTCAAGGCAGATGCCTATGGCCACGGCTTTTTAGAGGTAAGCAAGGAACTGGAACGCCAGGGGGTGGATGCCTTTGGGGTGGCCTTTCTGGCCGAGGCGATCCAGCTTCGCAAAGCCGGTATTGATAAACCGGTCCTGTTGCTGGGGGGCGTCTACCCCGGTCAGGAACGCAAATGTGTCGGATTCGGTATCTCTTCTGCGGTCTTCTCCCTTGAACAGTTAAAGGCGCTTGATCTGGCAGCGGGTAAGCTCTACCGCAAGGCGTTGGTGCATCTCAAGGTGGACACCGGCATGGGGCGTTTGGGAATTCCCTATGACCAGGTGCCTGCCCTGCTGGACGCCCTCAAGCTGTTGCCCAATATCTACCTGGAAGGGGTGATCTCCCACTTTGCCTCTGCCGATGAGCTGGATGAGTCGGGCCAGTACTTTACCCGGCTGCAGGGAGAACGTTTTGGCTGGGCGGTCGAGCAGATCCGCAAGGCCGGTTTTTCGCCACGCTATATCCATATCGCCAACAGTGCCGGGGCACTGCTGAATGATTATCCCTTCTGCAATCTGGTGCGTCCCGGTATTGCGCTGTACGGGGCCCTGCCTTCGCCTGATTTTCAGGGCCGGCTCTCCCTCCGTCCGGTGATGCGTCTGAAAAGCAAGATCGCCATGCTGAAGTGGGTCGAACCTGCCACTACGATCAGCTATGGCCGCCGCTTCACGGCTGAACAGCGGACCCTGATTGCCAGTGTGCCGGTGGGCTATGCCGATGGCTATCCCCGTGCCCTGACCAACAGGGGACAGGTGCTGGTCAGGGGGGAGCGGGCACAGGTTTCTGGCACGGTCTGCATGGATTGGCTGATGCTGGATGTCACCCATATCCCCGGTGTGGCTGTGGGGGACGATGTCACCCTGATCGGGGAGGACCGGAAAGGAAATACCGTCTTTGCGGAAGAAGTGGCCCATTGGGCCGGTACAATTCCGTATGAGTTGCTGTGCGGTATCAGCAAGCGGGTGCCGCGGGTGTATCTTGGAGCGGGAAAGTAG
- the thiD gene encoding bifunctional hydroxymethylpyrimidine kinase/phosphomethylpyrimidine kinase produces the protein MSEKSMPLRLVVTTPKTIRNRPIAGVYLITDQQDDLLKRVAQALRGGVTVLQYRAKDKPYEFCLEEGSQLKQLCSRFGSLFIVNDDLRLAHALDADGVHLGQDDSSPQQARELLGPDKIIGVSTHNLDEALKAESDGADYLGFGAMYPTDSKSITHMPGTSGLAAIRDRVKLPIVAIGGISPANACRVIEAGADAVAVISSVLSAPRPEVAASELRLLFNRLAPYPRGAVLTIAGSDSGGGAGIQADLKTITLLGSYGASAITALTAQNTRGVKSIHGIPPSFVRDQIDTVLTDLPIDVIKTGMLHTPAIISLLAEYLNEQSHYYPVVIDPVMVAKGGASLLELDAVSIFQQALLPQAYLLTPNIPEAERLLNCRINSEAAMEQAARRLHGMGAANVLLKGGHLSGGDAVDILFDGQTIQRFSSERFFTSATHGTGCSFASAIAACLAQGEPLKEAVRLAKEFISTAIRLSRPMGKGHGPINHYLAAKETDQ, from the coding sequence ATGTCTGAAAAATCCATGCCGCTGCGCCTGGTGGTAACCACGCCAAAGACCATCCGGAACCGGCCCATTGCCGGGGTCTACCTGATTACCGATCAGCAGGACGACCTGCTTAAACGGGTAGCCCAGGCCCTGCGCGGCGGGGTGACGGTACTGCAGTACCGTGCCAAGGACAAGCCATACGAGTTCTGCCTGGAGGAAGGGAGCCAGCTGAAACAGCTCTGCAGCCGTTTTGGCTCCCTCTTTATCGTCAATGACGACCTGAGGCTTGCCCATGCCCTGGATGCCGATGGCGTGCACCTGGGACAGGATGACAGCTCTCCGCAGCAGGCCCGGGAACTGCTGGGACCGGACAAGATCATCGGCGTCTCCACCCACAATCTTGATGAGGCCCTCAAGGCGGAATCCGACGGCGCCGACTACCTGGGCTTTGGCGCCATGTATCCCACTGACAGCAAATCGATCACCCATATGCCCGGCACCTCCGGCCTGGCTGCCATCCGGGATCGGGTCAAGCTGCCGATTGTGGCCATTGGCGGCATCAGCCCGGCCAATGCCTGCCGGGTGATTGAGGCCGGCGCCGATGCGGTTGCCGTCATCTCTTCGGTCCTGTCCGCCCCCCGGCCGGAGGTGGCTGCCTCGGAACTGCGCCTGCTGTTCAACCGGCTGGCCCCCTACCCCCGCGGTGCCGTACTGACCATTGCCGGCAGCGACTCCGGCGGCGGTGCCGGTATCCAGGCCGACCTGAAGACCATCACCCTGTTGGGTAGCTACGGGGCCTCAGCCATTACGGCCCTGACCGCCCAGAACACCAGAGGGGTCAAATCAATCCACGGCATCCCCCCTTCATTTGTCCGGGACCAGATTGATACAGTCCTGACAGATCTGCCGATTGATGTGATCAAGACCGGCATGCTGCATACCCCGGCCATCATCTCGTTGCTGGCCGAGTACCTGAACGAGCAGTCCCACTACTACCCGGTTGTGATCGACCCGGTCATGGTGGCCAAGGGGGGCGCCTCGCTGCTTGAACTGGATGCCGTATCGATCTTTCAACAGGCCCTGCTACCCCAGGCCTACCTGTTGACCCCGAACATCCCCGAGGCAGAACGTCTGCTCAATTGCCGCATCAACAGTGAAGCCGCCATGGAACAGGCCGCCCGGCGACTGCACGGCATGGGTGCCGCCAATGTCCTGCTCAAGGGGGGACATCTGAGTGGCGGCGATGCCGTTGATATCCTCTTTGACGGACAGACCATCCAGCGCTTCAGTTCTGAGCGTTTCTTCACCAGCGCCACCCACGGCACCGGTTGCAGCTTTGCCTCGGCCATTGCCGCCTGCCTGGCCCAGGGCGAACCGCTCAAGGAAGCGGTCCGCCTGGCCAAGGAATTTATCAGCACCGCCATCCGCCTGTCCCGTCCGATGGGTAAAGGACATGGCCCGATCAACCACTATCTTGCTGCAAAGGAAACTGACCAATGA
- the thiC gene encoding phosphomethylpyrimidine synthase ThiC, with protein sequence MTQLEAARKGIITDKMKTAAAAEGVAPEFIRDGIAKGTIIISHNDKTHQHGVPLAVGTGLRTKVNANIGTSADDTDITKELEKARVAVKHGADAIMDLSTGGPVDEIRRAIVAETTACIGSVPLYQAATDTVRVKKKALVDMTADDIFKGIIKHLDDGVDFITVHCGVTRSTVERMKNEGRIMDVVSRGGSFTIEWMSYNNKENPLYENFDRLLEITKEYDATLSLGDGFRPGCLADATDRAQIHELIILGELTQRAWDAGVQVMIEGPGHVPLNQIQTNIQLQKRLCHGAPFYVLGPLVTDIAPGYDHITCAIGGAIAGAAGADFLCYVTPSEHLALPEIEDVRNGVIASRIAAHAADICKGLPGAIEKDNAMARARKKLDWEGQFALALDPDRAREYRANSPVSEHGACTMCGEFCAYKVMDEAMKR encoded by the coding sequence ATGACCCAGCTTGAAGCCGCCCGTAAAGGGATTATTACTGACAAGATGAAGACCGCCGCTGCTGCTGAAGGAGTTGCCCCGGAGTTCATCCGTGACGGTATTGCCAAAGGTACTATCATCATCAGCCATAACGACAAGACCCACCAGCACGGCGTCCCGCTGGCAGTGGGAACCGGGCTGCGCACCAAGGTCAACGCCAACATCGGCACCTCGGCTGACGACACCGATATCACCAAGGAGCTGGAAAAGGCCCGGGTGGCGGTCAAGCATGGTGCCGACGCCATCATGGACCTCTCCACCGGCGGTCCGGTGGACGAGATCCGCCGCGCCATCGTGGCCGAGACCACCGCCTGCATCGGCTCGGTACCGCTCTACCAAGCCGCCACCGACACGGTGCGGGTCAAGAAAAAGGCCCTGGTTGATATGACTGCCGATGATATCTTCAAGGGGATCATCAAGCACCTGGATGACGGCGTCGACTTCATCACGGTCCATTGCGGTGTAACCCGCTCCACGGTGGAGCGGATGAAGAATGAAGGCAGGATCATGGATGTGGTCTCCCGTGGCGGTTCCTTTACCATTGAGTGGATGTCCTACAACAACAAGGAAAACCCGCTCTATGAGAACTTTGACCGCCTGTTGGAGATTACCAAGGAATACGACGCCACCCTCTCGCTGGGGGATGGTTTCCGCCCCGGCTGTCTGGCCGACGCCACCGACCGGGCCCAGATCCATGAACTGATCATCCTGGGTGAGCTGACCCAGCGGGCCTGGGATGCCGGGGTGCAGGTCATGATCGAGGGGCCGGGCCATGTGCCGCTCAACCAGATTCAGACCAACATTCAGCTCCAGAAACGGCTCTGCCACGGTGCGCCGTTCTACGTGCTGGGACCGCTGGTGACCGACATCGCGCCGGGTTACGACCATATCACCTGTGCCATTGGCGGCGCCATCGCCGGGGCGGCCGGGGCAGACTTCCTCTGCTACGTCACCCCGTCTGAACACCTGGCACTGCCGGAGATTGAGGATGTCCGCAACGGCGTGATCGCCTCCCGGATTGCCGCCCATGCCGCCGACATCTGCAAGGGGCTGCCCGGTGCCATTGAGAAAGACAACGCCATGGCCAGGGCGCGTAAAAAACTCGACTGGGAGGGGCAGTTTGCCCTGGCCCTTGACCCGGACCGGGCACGGGAGTATCGTGCCAATTCACCGGTATCCGAGCATGGCGCCTGCACCATGTGCGGGGAGTTTTGTGCGTATAAGGTCATGGACGAAGCCATGAAACGGTAG
- the nikR gene encoding nickel-responsive transcriptional regulator NikR yields the protein MGDITRFGISIDSDLLDSFDRLISRKGYQNRSEAIRDLIRATIVEEKMDAGHEEMVGTVTMVYNHHVRDLADKLTEHQHQHHHQVISALHVHLDAHNCLEVLVLKGSSAEIKQIADELLGVKGVKHGKLFLTSATPEHH from the coding sequence ATGGGCGATATCACCCGCTTCGGCATCTCAATTGACAGCGACCTGCTGGACAGCTTTGATCGTCTGATCAGCCGCAAGGGCTACCAGAACCGTTCAGAGGCGATCAGAGACCTGATTCGGGCGACGATTGTGGAAGAAAAAATGGATGCCGGCCACGAAGAGATGGTCGGCACCGTTACCATGGTCTATAACCATCATGTGCGCGATCTGGCCGATAAACTGACCGAACACCAGCATCAGCACCACCATCAGGTCATCTCTGCCCTGCATGTGCACCTAGATGCCCATAACTGCCTGGAGGTACTGGTACTGAAAGGCAGTAGCGCCGAGATCAAGCAGATTGCGGATGAACTGCTGGGCGTTAAGGGGGTCAAGCACGGCAAGCTGTTCCTCACCTCTGCAACCCCAGAACATCACTGA
- a CDS encoding energy transducer TonB has translation MAAIVLLPPLVQAPPKEPALVMTHLVSLPPQKAASATKLPVPSLPAISKAAPQAKPQPQPAPPRTATPTAHSSSPPPKPSEPAPQPPPAPAFSAQQSKAGGAAKPESASPPAVQASAATGGNRVVPQEMAFGSASGPAFRRQAVPAYPALAKRRNKEGVVLLRLSISETGQLTQLEILEDPGYGFGEAAQEAVRNSSFTPARHNGKPIAVRAVLPIRFTLR, from the coding sequence GTGGCGGCAATCGTACTGCTGCCTCCCCTTGTCCAAGCCCCTCCCAAAGAACCCGCTCTGGTGATGACCCACCTTGTGTCTCTGCCACCTCAAAAGGCTGCCAGCGCGACAAAGTTGCCGGTGCCTTCCCTGCCGGCCATCAGCAAAGCTGCCCCCCAAGCCAAACCTCAACCACAGCCGGCACCGCCCAGGACTGCCACACCAACGGCACACAGCAGCAGCCCGCCACCCAAACCCAGTGAACCGGCACCGCAGCCCCCCCCTGCACCGGCATTCAGCGCACAACAGAGCAAGGCCGGCGGTGCAGCAAAACCGGAATCAGCTTCCCCGCCGGCGGTTCAAGCCAGTGCAGCAACAGGTGGCAATCGGGTTGTACCTCAGGAGATGGCCTTTGGCAGTGCCAGCGGACCGGCATTCCGCAGGCAGGCGGTACCTGCCTACCCGGCCCTGGCAAAACGGCGGAATAAGGAAGGGGTTGTGCTGCTGCGCCTCAGTATCAGTGAAACCGGCCAGCTGACCCAGCTTGAGATCCTGGAGGACCCGGGCTACGGCTTTGGCGAGGCCGCCCAGGAGGCCGTCCGCAATTCAAGCTTCACTCCGGCCCGCCACAACGGAAAGCCGATTGCCGTACGGGCAGTCCTGCCGATCCGCTTTACCCTGCGCTAG
- a CDS encoding energy-coupling factor ABC transporter ATP-binding protein — protein sequence MSHHIVAADRLSFSYPDGTAALRSVSFCIHHGESVALIGANGAGKSTLLQQLNGCLTPSAGEVRIGDFPVTPKTLREVWRTVGMVFQDPDDQLFMPTVFDDVAFGPLNRGVAPKDVAAQVTAALQAVGAGHLAGKPPYRLSCGEKKRVAIATVLAMDPAILVMDEPTAGLDPFSRREVIKLLKNFSHTRIITSHDLDMVAEVCDRVIVMHGGEIRADGTAEEIFADTELLAGCRLEPPFSMQACVVCGRRTAG from the coding sequence ATGAGCCACCACATTGTTGCCGCAGACCGGCTCAGCTTCTCCTATCCGGATGGGACAGCCGCGTTGCGTTCCGTGTCGTTCTGCATCCACCATGGTGAGTCGGTGGCGCTGATCGGCGCCAACGGGGCCGGAAAATCCACCCTGTTGCAGCAGTTAAACGGCTGTCTGACCCCCAGCGCGGGTGAGGTCAGAATCGGTGACTTCCCGGTCACGCCCAAGACCTTGCGTGAGGTGTGGCGGACAGTGGGGATGGTGTTTCAGGACCCTGACGACCAGCTCTTCATGCCGACGGTGTTTGATGACGTTGCCTTTGGGCCGCTCAACCGCGGCGTGGCTCCCAAGGATGTTGCAGCGCAGGTGACTGCTGCGCTGCAGGCCGTGGGTGCCGGGCATCTGGCGGGAAAACCGCCTTACCGGCTTTCCTGCGGTGAGAAGAAACGGGTTGCCATTGCCACGGTACTGGCCATGGACCCAGCCATACTGGTTATGGATGAGCCGACCGCTGGTCTTGATCCGTTCTCGCGCAGGGAGGTTATCAAGCTGCTGAAAAATTTCAGCCATACCAGGATCATTACCAGCCATGACCTTGATATGGTGGCAGAGGTCTGCGACAGGGTGATTGTGATGCACGGGGGTGAGATCCGGGCAGACGGTACTGCTGAGGAGATCTTTGCCGATACGGAATTGCTTGCCGGATGCAGGCTGGAACCACCGTTTTCCATGCAGGCCTGTGTCGTTTGCGGCAGGCGAACCGCCGGCTAG
- the cbiQ gene encoding cobalt ECF transporter T component CbiQ, translating to MATIEGAMLDFRQLDQLAAGDTSIHRLDARAKVLVVLVFIVTVVSFGRYELSAMVPFFLFPVAVVVLADLPAGFIARKVALVIPFAAAIGIFNPLFDREIQLYLGSVAVSGGWLSCASIVLRAALTVTAAVILVAVTGFTAVCEALERLGMPHPLAVQLLFMHRYLFVLADAAARASRARELRAFGTRGMGIGPFASMAGHLLLKSWERAERIHMAMLARGFQGTFHLQRSSGFGLPELSFLLSWTGLFMILRFTNIPLGIGHAVTAFFNAGRLVP from the coding sequence ATGGCAACCATAGAAGGGGCGATGCTGGATTTTCGGCAGCTGGATCAGCTTGCTGCCGGGGATACGTCTATCCACCGCCTTGATGCCCGGGCCAAGGTGCTGGTGGTACTGGTATTCATTGTGACGGTTGTATCGTTTGGCCGGTATGAACTGAGTGCAATGGTTCCGTTCTTTCTGTTCCCGGTGGCGGTGGTGGTGCTGGCGGATCTGCCGGCAGGATTTATTGCCCGCAAGGTTGCCCTGGTGATCCCGTTTGCCGCTGCAATCGGCATATTCAACCCCCTGTTTGACCGGGAGATCCAGCTTTACCTCGGGTCCGTTGCGGTCAGTGGCGGCTGGCTGTCCTGTGCATCCATTGTACTGCGTGCTGCGCTGACCGTAACTGCTGCAGTCATACTGGTGGCGGTCACCGGTTTTACGGCGGTCTGTGAGGCGTTGGAACGACTCGGCATGCCGCATCCGCTTGCGGTACAACTGCTCTTCATGCATCGCTACCTGTTTGTGCTTGCTGATGCCGCTGCCAGGGCCTCCCGTGCCCGTGAACTGCGCGCCTTTGGCACACGTGGGATGGGTATCGGGCCGTTTGCATCCATGGCAGGGCATTTGCTGCTTAAATCCTGGGAACGTGCTGAGCGGATCCATATGGCGATGCTGGCTCGGGGATTTCAGGGTACCTTTCATCTCCAGCGCAGTAGTGGTTTTGGCCTGCCTGAACTGTCCTTTCTCCTCAGCTGGACAGGCCTGTTCATGATCCTGCGTTTCACAAACATTCCTCTCGGTATCGGTCATGCTGTTACCGCATTTTTCAATGCAGGGAGGCTCGTGCCATGA